The genomic segment CGACGATTTTGTTTACACGCCCACGCAGATGGAAGAGGGCAAGTCACTGACGATCCGTCGCCTGTATGTGCGGCGTGAGAACGGTGAAGCAGTACCGGAAGAAGATACACCACCTGAATAACAATACGTGAGGGTGTCACGTCTGCAACTTTCGAGGGGCGGAGGACGCGGCAAACTCGATAGGAGAGTACACATGGAAAACCAAGCAGAAGAAACAGTCGAAACGCAAGAGGAAACACCGAACCTGGAACAACCACCACATGAAACGCCAGCTGAATCGGTGGCACTCACACCCGAAATCGAGCAGATGATCGCGAAGATGGTCCAAAGCGAGACGGATAAAGTCCGGACAGGCTACACGAAGAAGCTGAAAGAATCGCAAGCTGAACTCGACAAACTGAAGACCTCGCAAATGAGTGAATCAGAGAAATACGAGTATGAGCGTGCGAAAGTGGAGCAGGAAAAAGCAGAATGGGCGGCAGAGAAAGAGCGTCAGGAACTCGAACTTAAACGAGCGACGAACAAACACTACGCGGCCCGCGTCATTGCAACGAAAAGCATCCCGGCTGACCTCGCAGAATCATTTGAGACGCTTATCATGGACGACGACCCGCAAGCCATCGACGCAAAAGCAGACACGATTTTGGCACTCGCGGAAACACTGGCGGCGAAGAAGGTCGAGGAACAACTCGGCGGTCGCAATCCGAAGCACCGGAGTCCAAGTACCCTCACCAAAAAGTCCATCGCAGAAATGTCATATGGCGAACGCGTTGCCTTGCAAGAGAGCGACCCTGCCGCGTATGAAGCACTCAAAAATAAAAAATGACGAAAGAAGGTCCTAACACATGGCACTCACAACATCAGCAAACCTCATCAAAGGTCGAATCTTCGCCGAAGGAGTAATGGCGAAACTGGTAAACAAATTGGTACTTGATCCAATCGTACGCGAAGATACATTGCCAGCAAGCGAAAAAGGCGACGAAGTATCACTTCCGAAATACGCATACATCGGTGACGCCATCAAAATGATCGAAGGGACGCCACTCGTTCCTGCGTTACTCTCGCAAAGCATGGCGAAGGTTCCAATCAACCAATACGGTAAGGCAGTAGAAATTACTGACCGCGCTTTGAATTCGGGTATCGGTGATCCAATCGGGGAAGCAGAGGACCAAGTTGTCCTCGCGATTCAATCGAAAATGCAAGTCGACAAGTTCGCGGCACTCGACACAGCGACAGCGACGGAAACGGTGGCTGCCATCAACAACGCTGGAGTAGCAAAAATCGTTGCAAAGTTCGGTGAAGACCAAGAAGGCACGTTGTACCTCTACGTCAACCCGACAGACTGGGCAAGCGCGCTTTCGACGGACATCAACTTCGGGAAACTCATCAAAGAAGTCTATGACGTGGAGTTTGTGCCATCAAACCGTGTTGCTGCCGGTACAGTTTACGCTGTTAAAGACGAAGCGCTCGGTGTCTTCCTACAATCTGACGTCGATGTCGAGACAGACCGTGACATCCTCGTGAAATCGACAGTCCTTGCAGCCGATACGTTCGCGGCAGTCTACCTCCGTGACGAATCAAAAGCGGTAAAAGTCACAATCACACCATAAGGAGTGAAACAAAATGTTATTACGACGACACAAGCAGATGCGTGCGAAAGAGATTG from the Exiguobacterium oxidotolerans JCM 12280 genome contains:
- a CDS encoding capsid assembly scaffolding protein Gp46 family protein, producing MENQAEETVETQEETPNLEQPPHETPAESVALTPEIEQMIAKMVQSETDKVRTGYTKKLKESQAELDKLKTSQMSESEKYEYERAKVEQEKAEWAAEKERQELELKRATNKHYAARVIATKSIPADLAESFETLIMDDDPQAIDAKADTILALAETLAAKKVEEQLGGRNPKHRSPSTLTKKSIAEMSYGERVALQESDPAAYEALKNKK